The genomic window cagcgcgAGGCATCTTGAACAAGCCTGGTAGCTACTGGAAGAATCatcgtttttgaacaaatctcttgaatgaatgaatgatacattgacaaatacatttgtttacatCCCGCAATAAAAAGTCAAGGGCAGCGTCAGGTTTCTGTGTGATCTCCGATCTCTGTACGTGAGATGTCACGTGACACGTGTGTGTAGCTTCAATGAAAACAGCGCATTAATATAAAACAGTGATTAAACTGCCTtctagccaatcagaatcgagtattcagacagaccacagtataaatgtatttaaaatttgttattgtcatgtataatatattttcaattaaTCTAATTTTCCAAAATCTGAAGTCAAAATGCATCACAAACAAGCTTAACTAATGCGTTTAGGGTTTTTTAAAAACGTATTTCATAACCTTGATTTGTGAACTTGGTTGATTAATTGTGGAATCTTGGTTGTCAATCATGACCGGATCACTGAATGGAGCACTGTGTCAACGCTGCCAGCTTTATAGATGCAGATTTCACTGCAACTAGAGCGAGCGTCCCAAAAACACTCCCACTTTCTACAGCTCCAGCTCCAAGCAAGCTGGACAAAATCTGGGCAGACAATCCGACTTCCACAGCTGGAGCTGCAGGGAACAGAAACGCTAAGAGCGCAGGTGCAAATCCGGTTCCGACCCCCAGCATAAACATGGACAGCATAATCGCCAATTTCATATTGCGTTTTGAGAGAAGGTCATTGTTCTGTCCTTCTTCACTCAGTCTTCTCTGCTCCTCTTCTTGGATCCAGATGTCCAGATCTTCCTTTTCTTTATATTCTCTTTCCATTCTCTCCGCCTCCTCCTCAATCTCTCTTTCCTCCAGTCTTCTCATGTTCTCCTGCTCTCTATTCAGAGATGCTCTGAACCGTTCCAGTCTCTCTGGGATGGGATGCGCATTCTGCTCTTCTTTCCTTATATCCGTCTCTATCTGTTTAATCCTGCCTTGTATGCGTTtcctttttctctctgtttcttgCCTCTCTTCATTCATGGATGCAATAAACAAACGCCATCGATCATCGGCCATTTTCCTGACCTCCTGCTTGATTTTCTTCATTCTTTCGGCCATATCAGCTTGCATTTTCTTCTCTATTATCTTCTGGGCTTCCTGCATGACTTCTATGATTGGACTGATGAAGTGACGGTTCTCATTTTGAGCGAGCAGCTTGTCAACCCTCTGCAGGAGTCGACTCACCTGATGTCGGTTTGTGGGGTTTGTGTTGTCAAAAGCAACGAAACGCCTTCCAAATCTCTCCACGAGCTCCTGCACTTTctgattttgttttgaaataaaCTCTTCAATGGATCCTCCTCGAAGTCTATCCGCGTGGGAGAATATGAGGATGGTGTGATGAGTGACGTCCTCATGAAACATCTCCAGAATCATGTCTACGGTGCGCTGCTGCTCCTCTGTGAATCGCTCTATCGGTACGACGAGCAGAAACGCATGAGGACCTGGAGAACACAAAGCCAGGCAATGAATTACTTCTTCTTGTAGTTCTTCATCTGTTAAGTTTGTGTCAAAAAAACCAGGTGTGTCCACAAGAACCAGCTCTCGTTCCTTCACCATCACACATTCTCTCTTGCACTCTTTTGTGACCGAACTCATGCTCAATCCATCATCAAAGCGTTTGTTTCCCAGGATGGTGTTTCCTGTCGCACTTTTCCCTGCTCCTGTTTTCCCCAGCAGAACCAGGCGCAGTTCATTCGGTGCTGGATTTATTGTGTTCTGAGGATCGCTCCCAAACGACCCTTGGGAGGTTTGAGCGATTCTCCGTTTTATGTTTGAGTTTCTGCTGGAACTCTCCCTCCAATCACTGTGTGGCATCTTTGATCCTGAGGAAAAACCAAAGTATCAAGCAAATTGTTGAGAAAACTAACAATAACCCAGctaatgttctcagaacattttctcaaagttatgaacaaacattctttcaGTAACGTTAATACGTTCGTTCAgcgttatctggtctttaataatgttttcaaaaatttAGCCCAAAAATTGTattcacatacttttttttacatacattttaattggatGTTTGtgtaaagattttttaaaatgttacttcaCTAGCAAGGACCATGCCATAACTATGCAGATAATAGACTTTATTAGAATGAAGACAGGTTGAAAAGGATGGGAAAGGGAAAGGATGTTATGGTTCTCCGGTCTGGATGATCGGGAGACTCAGAGTGAGGGCTTCGTCTCTGTAGGTAGTAAGCTGGGCTACTTGAAGACACCCTAAGGTTTGAATGAGCTGATGTGGGCTTGAGCTTGACAGAGATCATTAAGATTATTACGAATGTATGAACTCTTATTGTTTCATCCAAGATGCCTGTGCTGGCGGCTGTTGTGGCTG from Megalobrama amblycephala isolate DHTTF-2021 linkage group LG17, ASM1881202v1, whole genome shotgun sequence includes these protein-coding regions:
- the LOC125250469 gene encoding GTPase IMAP family member 4-like: MYSEGSKMPHSDWRESSSRNSNIKRRIAQTSQGSFGSDPQNTINPAPNELRLVLLGKTGAGKSATGNTILGNKRFDDGLSMSSVTKECKRECVMVKERELVLVDTPGFFDTNLTDEELQEEVIHCLALCSPGPHAFLLVVPIERFTEEQQRTVDMILEMFHEDVTHHTILIFSHADRLRGGSIEEFISKQNQKVQELVERFGRRFVAFDNTNPTNRHQVSRLLQRVDKLLAQNENRHFISPIIEVMQEAQKIIEKKMQADMAERMKKIKQEVRKMADDRWRLFIASMNEERQETERKRKRIQGRIKQIETDIRKEEQNAHPIPERLERFRASLNREQENMRRLEEREIEEEAERMEREYKEKEDLDIWIQEEEQRRLSEEGQNNDLLSKRNMKLAIMLSMFMLGVGTGFAPALLAFLFPAAPAVEVGLSAQILSSLLGAGAVESGSVFGTLALVAVKSASIKLAALTQCSIQ